In Streptomyces sp. NBC_00448, the following are encoded in one genomic region:
- a CDS encoding PTS glucose/sucrose transporter subunit IIB, with translation MATKAEKIVAGLGGIDNIEEVEGCITRLRTEVVDPTRVDEAALKAAGAHGVVKMGNAIQVVIGTDADPIAGEIDDMM, from the coding sequence ATGGCCACCAAGGCAGAGAAGATCGTCGCCGGGCTCGGCGGAATCGACAACATCGAAGAGGTCGAGGGCTGCATCACCCGCCTGCGCACCGAAGTGGTCGACCCCACTCGCGTCGACGAAGCCGCGCTGAAGGCCGCCGGCGCACACGGCGTGGTCAAGATGGGCAACGCGATCCAGGTCGTCATCGGCACCGACGCGGACCCGATCGCCGGGGAGATCGACGACATGATGTAA
- the rph gene encoding ribonuclease PH codes for MSRFDGRTPDQLRPVTIERGWSKHAEGSVLVAFGDTRVLCTASATQGVPRWRKGSGEGWVTAEYSMLPRATNTRGDRESVRGKIGGRTHEISRLIGRSLRAVIDYKALGENTIVLDCDVLQADGGTRTAAITGAYVALVDAVAWMQANHLVRLKAKPITGTVAAVSVGIVDGAPVLDLAYEEDVKAETDMNVVCTGDGRFVEVQGTAEGAPFDRAELDALLALATGGCADLSKLQQAALATVAD; via the coding sequence ATGTCACGATTCGACGGCCGCACCCCCGACCAGCTCCGCCCCGTCACCATCGAGCGGGGCTGGAGCAAACACGCCGAAGGGTCCGTCCTGGTCGCCTTCGGCGACACCCGAGTGCTCTGCACCGCCAGCGCCACCCAAGGCGTACCGCGCTGGCGCAAGGGCAGCGGCGAGGGATGGGTCACCGCCGAGTACAGCATGCTGCCGCGCGCCACCAACACCCGCGGCGACCGCGAGTCCGTCCGCGGCAAGATCGGCGGCCGCACCCACGAGATCTCCCGGCTGATCGGCCGCTCGCTGCGCGCCGTCATCGACTACAAGGCGCTCGGCGAGAACACCATCGTCCTCGACTGCGACGTCCTGCAGGCCGACGGCGGCACCCGCACCGCCGCGATCACCGGCGCCTACGTCGCGCTCGTCGACGCGGTCGCCTGGATGCAGGCCAACCACCTGGTACGGCTCAAGGCCAAGCCGATCACCGGCACCGTCGCCGCCGTCAGCGTCGGCATCGTCGACGGCGCCCCCGTCCTCGACCTCGCCTACGAGGAGGACGTCAAGGCCGAGACCGACATGAACGTCGTCTGCACCGGGGACGGCCGCTTCGTGGAGGTCCAGGGCACCGCCGAGGGCGCGCCCTTCGACCGGGCCGAACTCGACGCGCTGCTCGCGCTCGCCACCGGCGGCTGCGCCGACCTCAGCAAGCTCCAGCAGGCGGCCCTGGCCACCGTGGCCGACTGA
- a CDS encoding PTS transporter subunit EIIC, whose amino-acid sequence MSTATAPAPAAPAAPAKKRGSGLFQGLQKVGRSLQLPIAVLPAAGIMVRLGADDVFGKDGLGWGKVATVFSNAGGALTGALPLLFCIGVAIGFAKKSDGSTALAAVVGFLVYSKVLQAFPVHDAVINTTADKGVDVAAVYNDPGVLGGIIMGLLSAAIWQRYHRTKLVDWLGFFNGRRLVPILMAFVGLVVGVFFGLVWEPIGNGITHFGDWMTGLGAGGAALFGGVNRALIPVGMHQFVNTVAWFQLGDFTKPDGTVVHGDITRFLAGDHTAGMFQSGFFPIMMFGLPAAALAMAHTARPERRKAVLGMMVSLALTSFVTGVTEPIEFSFMFIAPILYAVHVVLTAASMAVTWGLGVHAGFNFSAGFIDYVLNWNHATRPWLIIPIGLVFAAVYYTVFRFAIVKFDLKTPGREPVEEVEDLTK is encoded by the coding sequence ATGAGTACGGCCACCGCTCCGGCCCCCGCGGCTCCCGCGGCCCCCGCGAAGAAGCGGGGTTCCGGCCTTTTCCAGGGCCTGCAGAAGGTCGGCCGCAGCCTCCAGCTCCCGATCGCGGTGCTGCCCGCCGCGGGCATCATGGTCCGGCTCGGCGCCGACGACGTCTTCGGCAAGGACGGCCTGGGCTGGGGCAAGGTCGCCACCGTCTTCAGCAACGCCGGCGGCGCGCTGACCGGGGCGCTGCCGCTGCTGTTCTGCATAGGCGTGGCGATCGGCTTCGCCAAGAAGTCGGACGGCTCCACGGCGCTCGCCGCGGTCGTCGGCTTCCTCGTCTACAGCAAGGTGCTCCAGGCGTTCCCGGTGCACGACGCGGTGATCAACACCACCGCCGACAAGGGCGTGGACGTGGCCGCGGTCTACAACGACCCCGGCGTGCTCGGCGGCATCATCATGGGGCTGCTCTCCGCGGCGATCTGGCAGCGGTACCACCGCACCAAGCTGGTGGACTGGCTCGGCTTCTTCAACGGCCGCCGGCTGGTGCCGATCCTGATGGCCTTCGTCGGCCTGGTCGTCGGCGTCTTCTTCGGCCTGGTCTGGGAGCCGATCGGCAACGGCATCACGCACTTCGGTGACTGGATGACCGGTCTCGGCGCGGGTGGCGCGGCGCTCTTCGGCGGCGTCAACCGCGCGCTGATCCCGGTCGGCATGCACCAGTTCGTGAACACCGTCGCCTGGTTCCAACTCGGCGACTTCACCAAGCCCGACGGCACCGTCGTGCACGGCGACATCACCCGGTTCCTGGCCGGCGACCACACCGCGGGCATGTTCCAGTCCGGCTTCTTCCCGATCATGATGTTCGGCCTGCCCGCCGCCGCGCTGGCCATGGCGCACACCGCGCGGCCCGAGCGCCGCAAGGCCGTGCTCGGCATGATGGTCTCGCTCGCCCTGACCTCGTTCGTCACCGGCGTCACCGAGCCGATCGAGTTCTCCTTCATGTTCATCGCGCCGATCCTGTACGCGGTGCACGTCGTGCTGACCGCCGCGTCGATGGCCGTCACCTGGGGCCTGGGTGTGCACGCCGGCTTCAACTTCTCGGCCGGCTTCATCGACTACGTGCTCAACTGGAACCACGCCACCCGGCCATGGCTCATCATCCCGATCGGCCTGGTCTTCGCCGCGGTCTACTACACCGTCTTCCGGTTCGCGATCGTGAAGTTCGACCTCAAGACACCGGGGCGTGAACCCGTGGAGGAAGTCGAGGATCTGACGAAGTAG
- a CDS encoding PLP-dependent cysteine synthase family protein, translating into MRYDSPLAAVGNTPLVRLPRLSPSEQVSVWAKLEDRNPTGSVKDRPALHMIERAEAEGVLTPGCTILEPTSGNTGISLAMAARLKGYRIVCVMPENTSSERRELLAMWGAEIISSPAAGGSNTAVRVAKELAAEHPDWVMLYQYGNAANPGAHYATTGPEILADLPTITHFVAGLGTTGTLMGVGRYLREKVPGVAIVAAEPRYDDVVYGLRNLDEGFVPELYDESVLTTRFSVGSQDAVRRTRELLSEEGIFAGVSTGAALHAALGVARKAEQAGERADIVFVVADGGWKYLSTGIYTAASTEEAVAALHGQLWA; encoded by the coding sequence ATGCGGTACGACAGCCCGCTGGCCGCGGTCGGCAACACTCCGCTGGTGCGCCTGCCCCGGCTGTCGCCGTCGGAGCAGGTGAGCGTCTGGGCGAAGCTGGAGGACCGCAACCCCACCGGCTCGGTCAAGGACCGCCCGGCGCTGCACATGATCGAGCGGGCCGAGGCGGAGGGCGTGCTCACCCCCGGCTGCACCATCCTGGAGCCGACCTCCGGCAACACCGGCATCTCGCTGGCGATGGCGGCCCGCCTCAAGGGCTACCGGATCGTCTGCGTGATGCCGGAGAACACCTCCTCCGAGCGGCGCGAGCTGCTGGCCATGTGGGGCGCGGAGATCATCTCCTCGCCCGCGGCCGGCGGCTCCAACACCGCGGTGCGGGTCGCGAAGGAACTGGCCGCCGAGCACCCCGACTGGGTGATGCTCTACCAGTACGGAAACGCGGCGAACCCCGGCGCGCACTATGCCACCACCGGCCCGGAGATCCTCGCCGACCTGCCCACCATCACCCACTTCGTGGCGGGCCTGGGCACCACCGGCACCCTGATGGGCGTCGGCCGCTACCTGCGGGAGAAGGTGCCCGGCGTCGCCATCGTGGCCGCCGAGCCGCGCTACGACGACGTCGTCTACGGCCTGCGCAACCTCGACGAGGGCTTCGTGCCCGAGCTGTACGACGAGTCGGTGCTGACCACCCGCTTCTCGGTCGGCTCGCAGGACGCGGTCCGCCGCACCCGTGAACTCCTGTCCGAGGAAGGCATCTTCGCCGGGGTCTCCACCGGCGCGGCGCTGCACGCGGCACTCGGCGTGGCACGCAAGGCCGAGCAGGCCGGCGAGCGGGCGGACATCGTCTTCGTGGTCGCCGACGGCGGCTGGAAGTACCTGTCCACCGGCATCTACACCGCCGCCTCCACGGAGGAGGCCGTCGCCGCGCTGCACGGCCAGCTCTGGGCGTAA
- a CDS encoding MBL fold metallo-hydrolase produces MNLTVVGCSGSFPSADSACSSYLLEADGFRLLIDMGNGALGELQRHCGLYDLDAVLLSHLHADHCIDMCGYFVARYYRHEGGPVSAIPVYGPAGTERRLSIAYGDVPDEKCMSEVFDFRTLRPGAFRLGPFEVTTAAVSHPVEAYGFRIEADGRTLAYSGDTGPCEALRGLAEGADLFLCEASFTHGKEDIPDLHLNGREAGQIAEGAGVDRLVLTHIPPWTNPSVNLRDAQAAFAGPVELAKAGAVYEI; encoded by the coding sequence ATGAACCTCACCGTCGTCGGCTGCTCGGGCTCGTTCCCGTCCGCGGACTCGGCCTGCTCGAGCTATCTGCTCGAAGCCGACGGCTTCCGGCTGCTGATCGACATGGGCAACGGCGCGCTGGGTGAACTCCAGCGCCACTGCGGCCTGTACGACCTGGACGCGGTGCTGCTGAGCCATCTGCACGCGGACCACTGCATCGACATGTGCGGCTACTTCGTGGCCCGTTACTACCGCCACGAGGGCGGCCCGGTCTCGGCGATCCCGGTCTACGGCCCGGCGGGCACCGAGCGCCGGCTGAGCATCGCCTACGGCGACGTGCCGGACGAGAAGTGCATGAGCGAGGTCTTCGACTTCCGCACACTGCGGCCCGGCGCTTTCCGGCTCGGCCCGTTCGAGGTCACCACGGCCGCGGTCAGCCACCCGGTGGAGGCGTACGGCTTCCGGATCGAGGCCGACGGCCGGACGCTGGCGTACTCCGGTGACACCGGACCGTGCGAGGCGCTGCGCGGCCTGGCCGAGGGCGCGGACCTGTTCCTGTGCGAGGCGTCCTTCACCCATGGCAAGGAGGACATCCCCGACCTGCACCTCAACGGGCGCGAGGCGGGGCAGATCGCCGAGGGCGCGGGCGTGGACCGGCTGGTGCTCACCCACATCCCGCCGTGGACCAACCCGTCGGTGAACCTCCGGGACGCGCAGGCCGCCTTCGCCGGTCCGGTGGAACTGGCGAAGGCGGGCGCGGTCTACGAGATCTGA